In Drosophila pseudoobscura strain MV-25-SWS-2005 chromosome 4, UCI_Dpse_MV25, whole genome shotgun sequence, the following proteins share a genomic window:
- the cype gene encoding cytochrome c oxidase subunit 6C-1 produces the protein MTNAPATSAASAAGPVLRGLHNATIKRNLAVSLGLTAIITVAYKVLINDPKKAAYAEFYQKYDAKKSFERMKAAGRFQSC, from the exons ATGACCAACGCTCCAGCAACCTCCGCCGCCAGCGCCGCCGGCCCAGTCCTGCGTGGCCTCCACAACGCCACGATCAAGCGTAATCTGGCCGTGTCCCTTGGTCTGACCGCCATCATAACCGTCGCCTACAAGGTGCTGATCAACGATCCCAAGAAGGCCGCCTACGCCGAGTTCTACCA AAAGTACGACGCCAAGAAATCCTTCGAGCGCATGAAGGCTGCCGGCCGTTTCCAGTCCTGCTAA
- the fusl gene encoding uncharacterized protein fusl, producing the protein MLTTDMGTAAGPTPIIVSSKPQKSHCQSPALASEQQLLQHHQQQQQHQHPHLPIHTHGHVHGQGHGQTAMHCEKYMPEAPRRNLHELLLELLDMLLSCLVVAPCVIAYWRGTWELMGVFLFPSSLPLSALSSFLIGGVGHFVFTITQNFFKEHIHPDKRRLTYYAVSRLYTAVFGIVCVNMWRGAWMLCDWLTSVDSLIIVSVVTAIALIFLVATRTLRNLGAAPYTVTMDHKTDYFEVDTMFKIPGFHQPGLYVLDTLFSVFVIGSLVVIAWRGVWGIFDLTLFPKDKAKSAWGSLLIGYLTVFVTFLIHPLMRYVCRRISGILKLIICDIYYLMTFFGAVNAWRGIWNLLDVYLYPDNRLMSFWLTHIIPFLLLAALKCSNSILVRGVFIDADGTGAESVDIPINYVRLHFLRERRKKAQSSPSASHPPPHYYLKPEHATLGRSAEKDKEAQSSLIEKPHATVQIV; encoded by the exons ATGCTGACTACAGACATGGGCACAGCGGCAGGGCCGACGCCGATCATCGTCAGCAGCAAGCCACAGAAATCTCATTGCCAATCCCCGGCGCTGGCGtcggagcagcagctcctACAGcaccatcaacagcagcagcagcaccagcatcccCACCTGCCCATCCACACACATGGCCATGTCCATGGCCAAGGCCATGGCCAGACAGCGATGCACTGCGAGAAGTACATGCCGGAAGCGCCGCGCCGGAACCTGCACGAGCTCCTGTTGGAGCTACTGGACATGCTTCTCTCCTGCCTGGTG GTGGCGCCCTGCGTTATTGCCTACTGGCGCGGCACCTGGGAGCTGATGggagttttccttttcccgAGCAGCCTGCCTCTCTCCGCGCTCTCCTCCTTTCTCATCGGCGGTGTGGGGCACTTCGTGTTCACCATCACCCAGAACTTCTTCAAGGAGCATATCCACCCGGACAAGCGACGCCTCACCTACTACGCTGTCTCGCGGCTCTACACCGCCGTATTCGGGATTGTCTGTGTCAACATGTGGCGCGGCGCCTGGATGCTCTGCGACTGGCTGACCAGCGTCGACTCCCTCATCATCGTCTCCGTGGTGACGGCAATAGCCCTCATCTTCCTGGTCGCCACGCGCACCCTCCGCAACCTGGGCGCCGCCCCCTACACGGTAACGATGGACCACAAAACCGACTATTTCGAGGTGGACACCATGTTCAAAATACCC GGTTTCCATCAACCTGGCCTCTATGTGCTGGACACACTCTTCTCGGTTTTTGTCATTGGCAGTCTGGTGGTCATAGCATGGCGCGGTGTCTGGGGCATCTTCGACTTGACGCTATTTCCCAAGGACAAGGCCAAGTCGGCGTGGGGATCGCTG CTAATTGGATATCTGACCGTCTTTGTTACGTTTCTCATCCATCCCCTGATGCGGTACGTGTGTCGTCGGATAAGCGGCATCCTGAAGCTGATCATATGCGACATTTACTATCTGATGACATTCTTTGGGGCGGTGAATGCATGGCGCGGTATCTGGAATCTACTCGATGTGTATCTATATCCAG ACAATCGACTGATGAGCTTCTGGCTAACACACATCATACcgttcctgctgctggccgcaCTCAAATGCTCCAACTCCATCCTGGTGCGCGGGGTTTTCATTGATGCCGACGGAACTGGCGCCGAGAGTGTCGACATTCCTATTAACTATGTGCGTCTACACTTCCTCCGAGAGCGCCGCAAAAAGGCGCAATCATCACCATCAGCATCTCATCCGCCGCCGCACTATTACCTGAAACCGGAGCACGCGACGCTCGGCAGGAGTGCGGAGAAGGATAAGGAGGCGCAGAGCAGCCTCATCGAGAAGCCACATGCCACCGTTCAGATCGTTTAG
- the LOC4817162 gene encoding acylphosphatase-2 produces MGIIPDIRQLVTLDFEVYGHVQGLNLTKDTRDRCTKAGITGWVKNSKQGTIVGKMQGPKDEVDKMITWLSTEGSPGCEIQRCDLRNQSNLNRLDYKDFAIRF; encoded by the exons ATGGGCATTATTCCGGACATACGCCAGCTGGTGACACTGGACTTTGAGGTGTATGGACATGTACAAG GTCTGAACCTAACGAAAGATACACGCGACCGCTGCACCAAGGCAGGCATCACTGGATGGGTGAAAAACAGCAAGCAGGGTACGATTGTCGGCAAAATGCAGGGCCCCAAGGATGAGGTGGACAAGAT GATCACCTGGCTGTCTACCGAGGGTTCGCCGGGCTGCGAGATCCAACGCTGCGACCTGCGGAATCAGAGCAACCTCAACCGACTGGATTACAAGGATTTTGCCATTAGGTTTTAG